The genome window AACATTCACAAAAGAAGATATCGCCGTTTATCGAAAACAATTTCCCGGGATTGAAGTGATAGCCCACCCCGAATGCTCTCCAGACGTGGTGCAGACGGCCGATTACGCCGGTTCCACTTCTGGAATGATTGATCATATTCGCCAATCGAAATCGAAAAAGATTATGCTTGTGACGGAGTGTTCCCTTTCAGACAATATTCATTCCTTGT of Deltaproteobacteria bacterium contains these proteins:
- the nadA gene encoding quinolinate synthase NadA, giving the protein TFTKEDIAVYRKQFPGIEVIAHPECSPDVVQTADYAGSTSGMIDHIRQSKSKKIMLVTECSLSDNIHSLFPEKDFQVPCTICPHMKKITLEKVLQSLQKDIYEILIPEAVAVKARQAVERMLKVSA